A portion of the Drosophila sechellia strain sech25 chromosome 2R, ASM438219v1, whole genome shotgun sequence genome contains these proteins:
- the LOC6609241 gene encoding nephrin isoform X1, whose product MQFWITLTFAVLLATTICHVMAAVTAPTPAAQVASPPVQKFHLTPHDLQILEGTDTLLRCEVSNRAGKVQWTKDGFALGFSAVIPGFPRYSVLVDAKQNAYNLQIKNATLEDDAEYQCQVGPAAGNPAIRANAKLSIVAAPSSIVIEGYARNARVEVEERQNLTLHCIAENANPAAEIFWFQGEVPVSTAPIVTVNQTAPKRFTTSSTLHLQPRAEDDYKEFSCEARHKALPPDVPMRAQVQLSVLYPPGAPFFEGYSQGETLHRGQEVQIACRSRGGNPPAQLTWYRNGVAISSPQRTSGRLSENVYKFTAAAEDNGANLVCEAKNLLATTPLRAELNLTVLYAPKDVYLSGANQAKVGDSVQLSCVTAPSNPQARISWSINGRPLDNSTYKTTSSSDGGWVSSSNISLTIDSQSRTFIAVCHALNTELTQNVVGSHTVNVLYPPSPPLLTGYNDGDILISGSILKLQCSSAGGNPPPTLQWYKNDKIINAPSKLVDSKITSELSLLVNASDNNAIYKCKVQNAAIDIPLFATKTLGVHFPPETVKISVVPKNLVPGIRAKLICDSSSSNPPAKISWWKDGIPVEGLNLANRPGLWGGSVSTLEMYVNITQDLDGIVYTCQSHNEVLQRSVHETISLDILYPPKFETPQSTTFVGVEGAPFHVELLASGNPMVISYTWTKDGLPISSNSLSGQRLISDGPRLNISRLSRNDAGVYICEALNSQGTALLEIQVAVEYAPTITAVSEGRSFVPGEPAVLACHIQARPLEAAHVRWSRDGYDLATRTISSFENGTALLQIASVERSDIGNFTCIVDNQRGAPAAQNVLLVVQTAPEIDHSPGFTRYAARLGVRAQLTCRSLASPQPSFIWRRHGKDLKMQRRNKFKSVERQVDALNFESALLIENTSPDDYGQYECVVRNALGQASTTLEFSKPSRPDAPLQLRVGNVSDTGVDLNWTPGFDGGMQTYFRLRLKQHGEDKYKYVDAKPGYQNISLDGLKPGATYYFSVMAANEAGGSKFMPDIKLTLSKGSQPHSAEYTEKDELPNVMIIGITSAAMVLLVLNAALVAWFVIRRQNKSQSEAEPSNDDVYSKDDSQSVYKLPITALQADVQKKAAASTYLVENVDIIQSTAYPPKYQESSMCTPPYPLCNPDFTRTLPNPKRHSQRNSATGMIEGMQMRSKDDHMLISNGLYIPSPSPASSLVIKGSYISSPSPAPPADGSYFNMSDKYMSYPPVTY is encoded by the exons CTACGACCATCTGCCACGTAATGGCCGCAGTTACTGCTCCAACTCCGGCTGCTCAGGTGGCATCCCCACCTGTGCAAAAGTTTCACCTGACGCCCCACGATCTGCAGATACTCGAGGGCACCGACACCCTCCTGCGCTGCGAGGTGTCCAACCGGGCGGGAAAAGTCCAGTGGACCAAGGATGGCTTTGCGCTGGGATTCTCGGCGGTAATTCCCGGATTCCCACGCTATTCTGTGCTGGTGGATGCCAAACAGAATGCCTACAATCTGCAGATCAAGAACGCCACGCTGGAGGACGATGCCGAATACCAGTGCCAGGTGGGTCCTGCTGCTGGAAATCCCGCCATTCGTGCCAATGCCAAGTTGAGCATAGTAGCTGCTCCGAGTAGCATCGTTATCGAGGGCTATGCCCGGAATGCCCGAGTGGAGGTGGAGGAGCGACAGAATCTTACGCTGCACTGCATCGCCGAGAACGCCAATCCGGCGGCGGAGATTTTCTGGTTCCAGGGCGAAGTTCCAGTCTCCACGG CCCCCATCGTGACGGTGAATCAAACTGCCCCGAAGCGATTCACAACTAGCTCCACTTTGCACCTGCAGCCGCGCGCCGAAGACGATTACAAGGAGTTCTCCTGCGAGGCGCGTCACAAGGCTCTGCCCCCCGATGTACCGATGCGCGCCCAGGTGCAGCTCTCCGTACTCT ATCCGCCCGGCGCTCCGTTCTTTGAGGGCTACAGCCAGGGTGAGACCCTGCATCGCGGCCAAGAAGTTCAAATCGCCTGTCGTAGCCGCGGCGGCAATCCCCCCGCCCAATTGACTTGGTACCGAAATGGCGTGGCCATCAGTTCACCACAACGCACCTCGGGCCGTCTGTCGGAGAACGTTTACAAGttcaccgccgccgccgaggaCAATGGGGCTAATTTGGTGTGCGAGGCCAAAAATCTGCTGGCGACAACTCCCCTGCGCGCCGAACTCAATTTGACTGTCTTAT ATGCTCCCAAGGATGTGTATCTGAGCGGCGCCAATCAGGCCAAGGTCGGCGATTCCGTGCAACTGAGCTGCGTGACAGCGCCTTCGAATCCCCAGGCCCGGATTAGCTGGTCCATAAATGGCAGACCGCTAGACAATAGCACCTATAAGACGACCAGTAGCTCCGACGGTGGCTGGGTCAGTAGTTCCAACATCAGCTTGACCATCGATTCGCAGAGCAGGACTTTCATTGCCGTTTGCCACGCCCTCAACACGGAACTCACTCAGAATGTGGTGGGATCACACACCGTGAATGTGCTTT ACCCCCCTTCGCCGCCCCTGTTGACGGGCTATAATGATGGTGATATCCTTATCTCGGGATCGATTTTGAAACTTCAGTGCAGTTCTGCTGGCGGCAATCCTCCACCGACATTGCAATGGTACAAAAACGATAAGATCATTAATGCTCCCTCCAAACTGGTGGACAGTAAAATCACATCCGAGCTGTCACTTTTGGTAAACGCATCTGATAACAATGCCATCTATAAGTGCAAGGTTCAAAATGCAGCTATTGACATACCACTATTCGCCACCAAAACATTGGGAGTTCATT TTCCTCCCGAAACGGTTAAGATCAGTGTGGTGCCCAAGAATCTAGTGCCTGGCATTCGAGCCAAGCTGATCTGTGACTCCAGCTCTAGTAATCCGCCGGCGAAGATTAGCTGGTGGAAGGATGGCATTCCCGTCGAGGGTCTTAACTTGGCCAACAGGCCCGGTCTCTGGGGCGGTTCGGTGTCCACGCTTGAGATGTACGTCAACATAACCCAGGATCTGGATGGCATTGTCTACACCTGCCAGAGTCACAACGAGGTTCTGCAGCGCAGTGTTCACGAAACCATTAGCTTGGATATACTTT ATCCCCCCAAATTCGAGACGCCACAGAGCACAACCTTCGTGGGCGTTGAGGGAGCGCCGTTCCATGTGGAGCTGCTGGCCAGCGGAAACCCCATGGTAATTAGCTATACCTGGACCAAGGACGGCCTGCCCATTAGCAGCAATAGTCTGAGCGGGCAGCGTTTGATCTCCGACGGACCTCGTCTCAATATCAGTCGTCTCAGTCGCAATGATGCGGGTGTCTACATCTGCGAGGCGCTCAATAGCCAGGGCACCGCGCTGCTGGAGATCCAAGTGGCCGTGGAAT ATGCCCCCACAATTACGGCGGTTAGCGAGGGTCGCAGTTTTGTGCCCGGCGAACCGGCGGTCTTGGCCTGCCACATTCAGGCTCGCCCGCTAGAGGCCGCTCATGTGCGCTGGTCCCGCGACGGCTATGATTTGGCCACGCGCACCATATCGAGTTTTGAAAATGGCACCGCCCTGCTGCAGATCGCCAGTGTAGAGCGCAGTGATATTGGCAACTTCACCTGCATTGTGGACAACCAAAGAGGAGCTCCCGCGGCGCAAAACGTACTTCTGGTGGTGCAAA CTGCCCCTGAAATTGACCACTCACCCGGTTTCACCCGCTATGCCGCCCGTTTGGGAGTTCGTGCCCAGCTAACTTGCAGATCCTTGGCCTCGCCGCAGCCCAGTTTCATCTGGCGTCGTCATGGCAAGGATCTCAAGATGCAGCGGCGCAATAAATTCAAGAGTGTTGAACGCCAGGTGGATGCCCTGAACTTTGAGTCAGCTCTGCTGATCGAGAACACTTCGCCGGATGACTATGGTCAGTACGAGTGTGTGGTGCGAAATGCTCTGGGACAGGCGAGTACCACCCTGGAGTTTAGCAAACCCTCCCGCCCGGATGCTCCACTGCAGCTGAGGGTGGGCAACGTGAGTGATACGGGTGTGGATCTGAACTGGACTCCCGGCTTCGATGGTGGCATGCAGACCTATTTCCGACTGCGGCTCAAACAGCACGGCGAGGATAAGTACAAGTACGTGGACGCCAAGCCTGGATATCAGAACATATCCCTTGATGGCCTGAAACCAGGAGCAACCTACTACTTCTCCGTGATGGCCGCCAATGAAGCGGGTGGCAGTAAGTTCATGCCCGATATCAAGTTGACCCTCAGCAAGGGCTCGCAGCCCCATTCGGCGGAGTACACCGAAAAGGACGAACTGCCCAATGTGATGATCATTGGAATCACCTCAGCAGCTATGGTTCTGTTGGTCCTGAATGCTGCCCTAGTGGCCTGGTTCGTAATCCGCCGGCAGAACAAATCCCAGAGCGAAGCGGAGCCGAGCAACGATGATGTGTACTCCAAGGATGACAGTCAGTCTGTCTACAAG CTGCCCATCACTGCTTTGCAGGCGGATGTTCAGAAGAAAGCAGCCGCCTCCACATATCTCGTGGAAAACGTGGACATTATCCAGTCGACGGCGTATCCGCCGAAATACCAGGAGAGCTCCATGTGCACCCCGCCCTATCCGCTCTGCAATCCGGACTTCACCCGGACCCTGCCGAATCCCAAGCGGCACAGTCAGCGGAACAGTGCCACGGGCATGATCGAGGGCATGCAAATGCGCTCCAAGGACGATCACATGCTGATCTCCAACGGACTGTACATACCATCACCGTCGCCCGCCTCCTCCCTGGTGATCAAGGGTAGCTATATATCCTCACCATCACCAGCGCCGCCAGCAGATGGATCGTACTTCAATATGAGCGACAAATATATGTCCTATCCGCCGGTG ACTTACTAA
- the LOC6609241 gene encoding nephrin isoform X2 translates to MQFWITLTFAVLLATTICHVMAAVTAPTPAAQVASPPVQKFHLTPHDLQILEGTDTLLRCEVSNRAGKVQWTKDGFALGFSAVIPGFPRYSVLVDAKQNAYNLQIKNATLEDDAEYQCQVGPAAGNPAIRANAKLSIVAAPSSIVIEGYARNARVEVEERQNLTLHCIAENANPAAEIFWFQGEVPVSTAPIVTVNQTAPKRFTTSSTLHLQPRAEDDYKEFSCEARHKALPPDVPMRAQVQLSVLYPPGAPFFEGYSQGETLHRGQEVQIACRSRGGNPPAQLTWYRNGVAISSPQRTSGRLSENVYKFTAAAEDNGANLVCEAKNLLATTPLRAELNLTVLYAPKDVYLSGANQAKVGDSVQLSCVTAPSNPQARISWSINGRPLDNSTYKTTSSSDGGWVSSSNISLTIDSQSRTFIAVCHALNTELTQNVVGSHTVNVLYPPSPPLLTGYNDGDILISGSILKLQCSSAGGNPPPTLQWYKNDKIINAPSKLVDSKITSELSLLVNASDNNAIYKCKVQNAAIDIPLFATKTLGVHFPPETVKISVVPKNLVPGIRAKLICDSSSSNPPAKISWWKDGIPVEGLNLANRPGLWGGSVSTLEMYVNITQDLDGIVYTCQSHNEVLQRSVHETISLDILYPPKFETPQSTTFVGVEGAPFHVELLASGNPMVISYTWTKDGLPISSNSLSGQRLISDGPRLNISRLSRNDAGVYICEALNSQGTALLEIQVAVEYAPTITAVSEGRSFVPGEPAVLACHIQARPLEAAHVRWSRDGYDLATRTISSFENGTALLQIASVERSDIGNFTCIVDNQRGAPAAQNVLLVVQTAPEIDHSPGFTRYAARLGVRAQLTCRSLASPQPSFIWRRHGKDLKMQRRNKFKSVERQVDALNFESALLIENTSPDDYGQYECVVRNALGQASTTLEFSKPSRPDAPLQLRVGNVSDTGVDLNWTPGFDGGMQTYFRLRLKQHGEDKYKYVDAKPGYQNISLDGLKPGATYYFSVMAANEAGGSKFMPDIKLTLSKGSQPHSAEYTEKDELPNVMIIGITSAAMVLLVLNAALVAWFVIRRQNKSQSEAEPSNDDVYSKDDSQSVYKADVQKKAAASTYLVENVDIIQSTAYPPKYQESSMCTPPYPLCNPDFTRTLPNPKRHSQRNSATGMIEGMQMRSKDDHMLISNGLYIPSPSPASSLVIKGSYISSPSPAPPADGSYFNMSDKYMSYPPVTY, encoded by the exons CTACGACCATCTGCCACGTAATGGCCGCAGTTACTGCTCCAACTCCGGCTGCTCAGGTGGCATCCCCACCTGTGCAAAAGTTTCACCTGACGCCCCACGATCTGCAGATACTCGAGGGCACCGACACCCTCCTGCGCTGCGAGGTGTCCAACCGGGCGGGAAAAGTCCAGTGGACCAAGGATGGCTTTGCGCTGGGATTCTCGGCGGTAATTCCCGGATTCCCACGCTATTCTGTGCTGGTGGATGCCAAACAGAATGCCTACAATCTGCAGATCAAGAACGCCACGCTGGAGGACGATGCCGAATACCAGTGCCAGGTGGGTCCTGCTGCTGGAAATCCCGCCATTCGTGCCAATGCCAAGTTGAGCATAGTAGCTGCTCCGAGTAGCATCGTTATCGAGGGCTATGCCCGGAATGCCCGAGTGGAGGTGGAGGAGCGACAGAATCTTACGCTGCACTGCATCGCCGAGAACGCCAATCCGGCGGCGGAGATTTTCTGGTTCCAGGGCGAAGTTCCAGTCTCCACGG CCCCCATCGTGACGGTGAATCAAACTGCCCCGAAGCGATTCACAACTAGCTCCACTTTGCACCTGCAGCCGCGCGCCGAAGACGATTACAAGGAGTTCTCCTGCGAGGCGCGTCACAAGGCTCTGCCCCCCGATGTACCGATGCGCGCCCAGGTGCAGCTCTCCGTACTCT ATCCGCCCGGCGCTCCGTTCTTTGAGGGCTACAGCCAGGGTGAGACCCTGCATCGCGGCCAAGAAGTTCAAATCGCCTGTCGTAGCCGCGGCGGCAATCCCCCCGCCCAATTGACTTGGTACCGAAATGGCGTGGCCATCAGTTCACCACAACGCACCTCGGGCCGTCTGTCGGAGAACGTTTACAAGttcaccgccgccgccgaggaCAATGGGGCTAATTTGGTGTGCGAGGCCAAAAATCTGCTGGCGACAACTCCCCTGCGCGCCGAACTCAATTTGACTGTCTTAT ATGCTCCCAAGGATGTGTATCTGAGCGGCGCCAATCAGGCCAAGGTCGGCGATTCCGTGCAACTGAGCTGCGTGACAGCGCCTTCGAATCCCCAGGCCCGGATTAGCTGGTCCATAAATGGCAGACCGCTAGACAATAGCACCTATAAGACGACCAGTAGCTCCGACGGTGGCTGGGTCAGTAGTTCCAACATCAGCTTGACCATCGATTCGCAGAGCAGGACTTTCATTGCCGTTTGCCACGCCCTCAACACGGAACTCACTCAGAATGTGGTGGGATCACACACCGTGAATGTGCTTT ACCCCCCTTCGCCGCCCCTGTTGACGGGCTATAATGATGGTGATATCCTTATCTCGGGATCGATTTTGAAACTTCAGTGCAGTTCTGCTGGCGGCAATCCTCCACCGACATTGCAATGGTACAAAAACGATAAGATCATTAATGCTCCCTCCAAACTGGTGGACAGTAAAATCACATCCGAGCTGTCACTTTTGGTAAACGCATCTGATAACAATGCCATCTATAAGTGCAAGGTTCAAAATGCAGCTATTGACATACCACTATTCGCCACCAAAACATTGGGAGTTCATT TTCCTCCCGAAACGGTTAAGATCAGTGTGGTGCCCAAGAATCTAGTGCCTGGCATTCGAGCCAAGCTGATCTGTGACTCCAGCTCTAGTAATCCGCCGGCGAAGATTAGCTGGTGGAAGGATGGCATTCCCGTCGAGGGTCTTAACTTGGCCAACAGGCCCGGTCTCTGGGGCGGTTCGGTGTCCACGCTTGAGATGTACGTCAACATAACCCAGGATCTGGATGGCATTGTCTACACCTGCCAGAGTCACAACGAGGTTCTGCAGCGCAGTGTTCACGAAACCATTAGCTTGGATATACTTT ATCCCCCCAAATTCGAGACGCCACAGAGCACAACCTTCGTGGGCGTTGAGGGAGCGCCGTTCCATGTGGAGCTGCTGGCCAGCGGAAACCCCATGGTAATTAGCTATACCTGGACCAAGGACGGCCTGCCCATTAGCAGCAATAGTCTGAGCGGGCAGCGTTTGATCTCCGACGGACCTCGTCTCAATATCAGTCGTCTCAGTCGCAATGATGCGGGTGTCTACATCTGCGAGGCGCTCAATAGCCAGGGCACCGCGCTGCTGGAGATCCAAGTGGCCGTGGAAT ATGCCCCCACAATTACGGCGGTTAGCGAGGGTCGCAGTTTTGTGCCCGGCGAACCGGCGGTCTTGGCCTGCCACATTCAGGCTCGCCCGCTAGAGGCCGCTCATGTGCGCTGGTCCCGCGACGGCTATGATTTGGCCACGCGCACCATATCGAGTTTTGAAAATGGCACCGCCCTGCTGCAGATCGCCAGTGTAGAGCGCAGTGATATTGGCAACTTCACCTGCATTGTGGACAACCAAAGAGGAGCTCCCGCGGCGCAAAACGTACTTCTGGTGGTGCAAA CTGCCCCTGAAATTGACCACTCACCCGGTTTCACCCGCTATGCCGCCCGTTTGGGAGTTCGTGCCCAGCTAACTTGCAGATCCTTGGCCTCGCCGCAGCCCAGTTTCATCTGGCGTCGTCATGGCAAGGATCTCAAGATGCAGCGGCGCAATAAATTCAAGAGTGTTGAACGCCAGGTGGATGCCCTGAACTTTGAGTCAGCTCTGCTGATCGAGAACACTTCGCCGGATGACTATGGTCAGTACGAGTGTGTGGTGCGAAATGCTCTGGGACAGGCGAGTACCACCCTGGAGTTTAGCAAACCCTCCCGCCCGGATGCTCCACTGCAGCTGAGGGTGGGCAACGTGAGTGATACGGGTGTGGATCTGAACTGGACTCCCGGCTTCGATGGTGGCATGCAGACCTATTTCCGACTGCGGCTCAAACAGCACGGCGAGGATAAGTACAAGTACGTGGACGCCAAGCCTGGATATCAGAACATATCCCTTGATGGCCTGAAACCAGGAGCAACCTACTACTTCTCCGTGATGGCCGCCAATGAAGCGGGTGGCAGTAAGTTCATGCCCGATATCAAGTTGACCCTCAGCAAGGGCTCGCAGCCCCATTCGGCGGAGTACACCGAAAAGGACGAACTGCCCAATGTGATGATCATTGGAATCACCTCAGCAGCTATGGTTCTGTTGGTCCTGAATGCTGCCCTAGTGGCCTGGTTCGTAATCCGCCGGCAGAACAAATCCCAGAGCGAAGCGGAGCCGAGCAACGATGATGTGTACTCCAAGGATGACAGTCAGTCTGTCTACAAG GCGGATGTTCAGAAGAAAGCAGCCGCCTCCACATATCTCGTGGAAAACGTGGACATTATCCAGTCGACGGCGTATCCGCCGAAATACCAGGAGAGCTCCATGTGCACCCCGCCCTATCCGCTCTGCAATCCGGACTTCACCCGGACCCTGCCGAATCCCAAGCGGCACAGTCAGCGGAACAGTGCCACGGGCATGATCGAGGGCATGCAAATGCGCTCCAAGGACGATCACATGCTGATCTCCAACGGACTGTACATACCATCACCGTCGCCCGCCTCCTCCCTGGTGATCAAGGGTAGCTATATATCCTCACCATCACCAGCGCCGCCAGCAGATGGATCGTACTTCAATATGAGCGACAAATATATGTCCTATCCGCCGGTG ACTTACTAA
- the LOC6609243 gene encoding uncharacterized protein LOC6609243, with product MPYTWLVLLSICFIGHMTDCQLVYKLNKVECQVNQARVKNVSCNVKPINWNTALVNMDCYLISPLINPTVRVQVFMKDYSNQYKPFLIDAAFKLCEVVERKNFLPYGVIVWELFQRFTNAKSCYLSGQLRARNGYLNTSYVPPFPHGQYQISVMFTDSNSTNREFVAIVKFFVQSMDQIKSKKRP from the exons ATGCCATACACGTGGCTGGTGCTTCTGAGTATCTGCTTCATTGGGCACATG ACGGACTGCCAGTTGGTATACAAATTGAACAAGGTCGAGTGCCAGGTCAATCAGGCGCGTGTTAAAAATGTTTCCTGCAATGTGAAGCCGATCAATTGGAATACGGCGTTGGTTAACATGGATTGCTATCTAATTTCCCCACTAATAAACCCGACA GTTCGAGTGCAAGTGTTTATGAAGGACTACAGTAACCAGTACAAGCCATTCTTGATTGACGCGGCTTTTAAGTTATGCGAGGTGGTCGAAAGGAAGAATTTTCTGCCCTATGGCGTCATAGTTTGGGAACTTTTCCAGCGTTTCACAAATGCTAAAAGCTGTTATTTATCG GGTCAGTTAAGGGCAAGGAACGGGTATCTGAACACCAGTTACGTGCCACCATTTCCTCACGGACAATACCAAATCAGCGTAATGTTCACTGATTCCAATTCTACGAATAGGGAATTTGTGGCCATCGTAAAGTTCTTCGTTCAATCGATGGaccaaataaaaagtaaaaagcgTCCTTAA